TTCTCTGAACCGCTCTCTGAACCGCTCTCAGAGCACGAGCGAAAGGCAAATTagtttcggttcggttcggttctgtTTCTGGTTTACGCTGTTTTCTGCTCTCTTCTCGTATCTGtgctcgtgtgtgtgtgtgtgtgtgtggtttttggttttgcttGGCTGAGACTGCTTTATTTATTATTCGAACGCAACGTCGGGTAGAACGCAATACGTCGCCCGTTTTTCCCCGATAAAATGCCAAAAAAGTACTCGAACCCCGTTAATAAATACTTCGTATACAACGAGGAAACACGGAAGAGCACCTGCCTGCAGTGCCTTTTCGACATGGCCGGCAAGCATTCGGAGAACCTTATGCGCCATCTTAAACGGAGGCACCACCACACATACGCGGCCCTCATGGAGATGAGGCGATTGCGCCACAATCGCCTGAACCAGTCGCTGGCCAATTCCGATGACAATGCTGAGGCTGATGAGGCCTCTGCCATGCCGTTGTCGTCCATGTTTCAGTTCTCGTCCGAAGCAAAAAAACTAATGATCAGAATGGTAAGACACCGAACAACAAAATTGAACTTTTTTCGCTGTGAACCCAACCGACTGTTCTCATAGATTTGGGGCTTTacaattttttaatattttattatacccgatactcaaaaagagCACGTATAAAATTtgtgtttccgaccccataaagtatatatgtacatatgtacatacatacatatgtatatcagcatcaataaccgagtcgattgagccatgtctgtccgtccatccctatgagcgcctagtgctcagagactaaaaGATCTAGAGCAATGACATTTTACTTCCAGACTTCTGGTTATTCGCTGTTACAGGTTTATTTAAAAATgtcgtcccacccccttccgccacacaaagagcgaaaatctgtggcatccacaatttcaaagatacaagaaaactgaaaacgcagaatcgtagaggatgactatatgttctagagtgtaaattCTGAACCAGaacgtataattattatagccagaatcaagaaacaaatttcattctttctcgctctgtctctctctaacacacaggtttcatggtcggttttgcctattgcaaaatgtgagttcaaggatctcagaacctataagagctagagcaaccaaatttggtatccacactcctgtgatatatgaccttgaccgtttcgtgtcaaaatttcgccacacccccttccgcctccgcaaaggacgaaaatctggggcatccacaaatctcaaaaACTATTATGGCTGgagcaacaaaatttggtatccgcactcctgttagatctcactataaaacgtatatctcaaaatttcgccccacccctttccgcccccacaaaagacgaaaatctgttgcatccacaatattgcagattcgagaaaactaaaaacgcagaatcatagataaggatcatatttatcagattgctgaatctggatcagatcagatcatttttatagccaaaaggaacaaatcaatttacagtggctacgcagcgcccgacgtcacgctcagactgattttctgtctctctcgcacgcactctttgtcgtgtggttcaatattagcggcgactgccggaggagagccatactgactaattatcgggtataaatgtagagttgcggtctccgcagcaactcacaacgttccccctcgttaaatttaattttaagaGAAATCGCATCGAACATGTTGCACCGGAtaaagtttttttttagttcAAAAATATACAGTGGGCCGATaaatttacatatgtatatatgcatGTGTCGCGAGCAGAGTAGAGATGAGCGACTACGAGTCGTTACAGGACACAAACTGATGGAGCAGATCCTGCGGCTGACGAAGTCCTTCCGACGTGGTGCAACCGTGGCAACATATATGTCCTTTATCCATGTGTATCGTATATCGGAAAACTCTACTTTATAATTCCCTCAGGATATCATCAGTTTATTGATCTCTTCGTTTTAAATTCATTGCAGGACCCTGCCACAATAATGACCACCACCATGGAAACGAGCGACGAGGATGAGAAGGCCTCTAGTAGCCGGCTCTCCAATGACCAGTTCGAGAGCATCTTCATTGGAAAGTCGGAGGAGCCGGATGTagtggaagtggaaggcgACCAACTGATCGATCACGATAAGATGCGTTACTCACAATCACTGAACCAGTCACAGCCGCCCATTACAGCAGCCATGACGATGACCAGTACACCCTTTGCATCTGCTTCTGCTCCGAGGACTTCCTCTGTAGCTCTCCGACCGTCCCCGACACTGTCTGGAGACGACGCCTTCTTTCTTCAATATCTGGGTAACAAGTTTGGAAACTATTCCACGCGCACCAAGCACACGGTTCAGTTCCAAATCAATCGAATCTTGTACAGGGCCGATATGGGCTGCTTCGAAGATGCCGACGCGAGCCAATTAAATGAATCCGAAATTGTCTAGAAATAAGCAGAAAGTCCCGTTATAACAAAGTTAATTGTAACCGTACCATTGTTTCATTGTACcatttatgtatataatatatatatgtttgtttgtttgtatgtatgtacatatattcagGAAATccatttcatattttaatttCGCGTACATTTATGTAGTGGCCTGTAGCCCATAAAGCACTCACCACCTTTCAAAATTTACTTTTTGATGCAAAATTTTTTTAGAATCCTCACTGCATCATTATATTGTGGCACATTTAGCTTTTATCGCATACGAGAGTCCATATAATTGATCAATAGCCGAGTTCGTATAGTTTAGCGGCAAGTTTTCCCAAATTTCAAACTTTCAACTGGGCTTAACTTTCGTGGAGAGTATTTGCAATCCTCTGCAAGCGGCACGGCTAATTTCATCGGGAATTTAGTCTCACATGGCATTTAAATAACAGCGTTCCCGTTCCCATTGGTCTTTACACCCGGTACTCAAACAGTATGTGTGTACTTTCCTTCTCTTTGAGTAGGATTGATCGGGAATAAAGTCAAAGTAGTTATACAGTTATATTTAATTGTCtaattaatatttatataatCAGCTTAGCTTTGAACtagtagagagagagagagagaacaatCCCCCTTTAAAGGCCATTTTGCTCGTCAAGTTCTACAGGTGATAGTTTGTTGCCATCGCCTGTTCACGCTTAGCTCGAAAATTTCTTGAAAAAAAATCCTGCACCTGGCCATCGGCATCGCTACATGTCCCCTCTCTgatagtacatatatgtactattTTTGTTTCTAAAAAGAAAGTCCGTAAACCTTCTGCTTCATTAACGATCAATCAATATACAATGCACAAATTATTTCATCAGCATCGGTAGGTTAGTTGGAAAAATAAAGCGGTTTACTTTTCAAAATTGTTGAACCTACTTTGTGAAGCAGCACGATACATGTTACAGTTCTCTTGACGATATATTGAAGAGCTTTTGATGGAAAACCTGTTGCTACGCCGTAAATATTTCAATTCGTTTGCATATGTCAACTGCCTACATTTTGACAACAAAAGTGTATTTTTCGATTGAATCTAGAAATCCTTACAATTGTGCGTTGGGCAAGATGTCGCATAAAAAGCCCCATAAATTCCGTGATTCTTCGACTACTCAAATTTTCCCTTGAAGAATCAATTCGGAATTGATCTTTCGCTGTGCAGATTGCAGACATATTTTGGTTATTGGTTAAGATAAAGAATGACTTGCTATCTTACCCAAACGTACTTTCGCCAAGTAACCAAATATCCATgacacatgccacatgccaccgAGCTAAACCCAAGCAATCTCAAAATcttgaaaataaatattttttaaagcTAATAACCCTCCTTGGAAATTTGGCGCCCGCCCCGCTTGTCCCGCGATCACATTGAGAGaccttggcttggcttggatGTCCGAGAAGAACTAGCAAAATTCCGAATACAAAATAGATCCAGAATTGAGTATAcacatgtatatatatgtacaaatTTTTTAATCAATAAATTTACAAAACTTGAATTTGCTTGAAACAAAATATCAATTTTTATTTACTACAACAGATATTGAATGTATTGTTTAAATGGTTTAAATGATATTACGGTACAAAGATGTACAAGGCTATGGGCTCTGATATTTGCGCTACAAACTTCTCCTCAGTTTTATTATATCTCCTGCAAGGGTAAAAAAGCTTTATGCCAAAACCAATACCATATGAAGATTCATAACCCCTCTACTTTCATGGAAATGGCCATGGAAGGATTCAGCGAGACCAGAAAACTAAAATTCGAATACTTTTGtcccaatattatttaatatatcTGTTGGAACAAAACAAATTCTACTAATAGACACATCATTTCACTGACTTCTATGTTAAAACTATTAAAATCACCTAAAGCTAAATTTTTCTGTATTTTTCGGTAGTTTATAGTTATATTATAAGAGATAACAGTGAAGGAAAACATGACTATAAAATTACCGAAAAAGTtaattttcgtcttttgtttTAAAGTTAAAAAAGTTTAAGTCAAAAAGTTACATCACAGTTAATTAAATTATATGTCAATTCGTGAAGTTTTCAATAAATTTGAATGATAATATCGGGGCAAAAGTATATGGCAAGCTGTTCTTATTGACTTTTAATATGCTTTAGCATGATGGTCATTTTCTCGGACACATATATATTGTATGACATTGTAAATATATCCAAAAAGTGCCGCAATTAATGTTCCCCTAAGGTATTCCATTTTCCAGCCCGATGAAAAACATCAGGTCAATCCCTCACACGCATCTGCCCTCCCTACGATTGCCCCACATCAATGGCTGGCTCGGTAAAACGGTAAAACAAATTGCGTGAAGGAAACACACAAATATTTTTGCTTAGTATGGCTCATTTCGCTTGCCTCCTTTTTGCCTTTTTGGAGCGTGGACATTTTTTTCATCTTTCCAAAGCAGAAATTCTccctggctctctctctctctgtttgtgTATGTGAGTGATCGagtgtttgttttttatacccgatactcaaaatgagtattggggtatattagatttgtggtaaaagtggatgtgtgtaacgtccagaaggaatcgtttccgaccccataaagtatatatatttttgatcagcatcaatagccgagtcgattgagccctgtctgtctgtccgtctgtccgtccgtccgtccgtccgtccgtccgtccgtccgtccgt
The Drosophila miranda strain MSH22 chromosome XL, D.miranda_PacBio2.1, whole genome shotgun sequence genome window above contains:
- the LOC117187331 gene encoding uncharacterized protein LOC117187331 isoform X2, which produces MPKKYSNPVNKYFVYNEETRKSTCLQCLFDMAGKHSENLMRHLKRRHHHTYAALMEMRRLRHNRLNQSLANSDDNAEADEASAMPLSSMFQFSSEAKKLMIRMDPATIMTTTMETSDEDEKASSSRLSNDQFESIFIGKSEEPDVVEVEGDQLIDHDKMRYSQSLNQSQPPITAAMTMTSTPFASASAPRTSSVALRPSPTLSGDDAFFLQYLGNKFGNYSTRTKHTVQFQINRILYRADMGCFEDADASQLNESEIV
- the LOC117187331 gene encoding uncharacterized protein LOC117187331 isoform X1, with product MGRPRTIDVTNLVVIFPDKNFCRCVLCDRTLAGCLRSNIKRHYQRLHPEVVLPRPQDTGPTGQTKKSVTEVSKMGRTPIMDTRTLVNLQPDGRRCRCRICDKTLIFLSGNVRRHYKNYHPQHIPDRPSYTPPAENRKHLNRSRKKADLTIDPATIMTTTMETSDEDEKASSSRLSNDQFESIFIGKSEEPDVVEVEGDQLIDHDKMRYSQSLNQSQPPITAAMTMTSTPFASASAPRTSSVALRPSPTLSGDDAFFLQYLGNKFGNYSTRTKHTVQFQINRILYRADMGCFEDADASQLNESEIV